ATTTGTACGGTCAAGCCAAAGGAGGAAGCGGTAATGGATACAGGTACACACGTCGTAATGGGAGTGGCGCTCGGAGGACTTGCAACACTTGACCCAGCCATCCAAGCGGATCCAGCGTTATTTAACGCCGTATTAGTGGGAACGATGGTCGGTTCACAAGCTCCCGATATCGACACAGTCCTGAAGCTGAAAAACAATGCCATCTACATTCGGCATCACCGGGGAATCACACACTCAATACCTGCTGTCATCCTTTGGGGATTGGGAATTCCAGCGCTTATTTATTTGTTTGTGCCGGAAGTAAATTTTCTTCACTTGTGGTTATGGAGCTTTCTGGCTGTCATTATTCATGTTTTTGTGGATATATTTAATGCCTATGGGACACAGGCTTACCGGCCTTTCACTAACAGGTGGGTCGCATACGGCTTCATCAATACATTTGACCCTTATATTTTCACGATGCATTTAGCCGGTATCGTCGCCTGGAACTTAGGTGCCGATCCAGGTTTATTGTGGCTCGTCATCTATTTTGTTATTGCCTTGTACTATGTTAAACGATATTTTGATAAACGTGAACTTGTCCGACTTATCCATGAGCATTTTGATCCGGTAGAACAAATCGCAACGTCACCGACGCTGCAGCAGAACGTGTGGAGAATAGCTATAACCACGCCAACGAATTACTACGTCGGCCGTGCAGAGAATGGACACATTACCATTCTGGATGAATTTGTGAACAAACACATTGATTACGAAGATCCTGTCATCCAAAAAGCGTTGACAGATCATAACATTAAAGCCTTTTTGTCCTTTTCTCCTGTCTACCGTTATGAATTGAGCTACTTTGATGAATACACGGAAGTTCGTTTTATTGATTTACGTTATCGTTCGAAAGGGCGCTACCCGTTCGTTGCTCTTGCGCAAATCGATGATGAGCATGGGGACGACATGAAAATCCTGAATTCTTATACAGGATGGGTATTTACAGAAGAAAAACTGCAAAGCAAACTCGGACCGATGGCAAATTCGAAAGGATAACAAAAAGCCGGCTGCTTTTAGCAGGCGGCTTTTCTAATGAGTGCGTCCTTGGTCTTCAAAAAGCTTTTTGTACTTTGGATTTGTCGCTATATATTCATGAAGCTTCGGTCCGTAAAAATCAATCCATTGCGTAACAATCTGCTCGGTGACCTGCTTTCCTTGATACTCATGTCCTGCCTTGGCGCGTGTGGACTCAAAATCCTCCCACAGCAGTTCGATCCAGCTTCTGGCCTGGTCAATATCCAAATGAGAATTCTTTTTATACAGCCTTTCCGCCAGGCGTGCAAAAATTTCCTCCATATCAAAGATCACCTCGTTCTTCCAATGATTACACCTCCATTGTACCACATAGAAAGGATGGATCAGCACACACTATAAATGTCTCCTCATGAGACACGTTAAGGAGGGTATCCAATGCGAAATAAAGCAAAGAACTTTCCTAATGTTAAAATGTCCCATTCCCCTGACGATCAAAGCGAACATTTAGCTTTACGTCCAAACGGGACTATTAATAATCGCCCTCAGGAGCGGGCCGCCCATTCCAGAGAGCGCGATATTAACCAGCTGGGGAGGAATAAGCGTGGGTCATAACAAATCAAGACCAATCGCAGAAACTTCCCAGAAACCTCATCGCGGACCTAAACACTTGAGTAATTTGGTGAATGGAGAAACAGAATTAACCCAATCTGACCAGATCACCAAAGTGCAAGTTAAAAAACGGTCCTAAACGAAAGAGCGTCTCTTCTAAAGAGGCGCTCTTTTTCTTCGTTATTGAATTTAGCGGAAATTGGGATGATTCGGTGATATTGATTATTTTGGGTGAAACAAGATTGATTCGGGCGATATTGAGATTAATTCAGCGGAATCAGGTTTTTTTCAGCGATAACGAGATTTATTCAGCGATATCAGGTTTTTTTCAGCGATAACGAGATTTATTCAGCGATATCACAATTAATCAGTCAAATAGAATGAATTCAGCGATCCACTAAATTTTAAGGAAAAATGAATTCAGCGAAACCAAACATCCCCTCTGCCTTTACTCCAGTAAAGCAATAGGGAGGGCTTCCTCTTCCCCGCTCTTCCGCTCCTCTTCTTTCGGATTAAACCGGTAGCCCCAGGCAAAAATGCCATTCATGTATTCAATATAAAATTTGTGCTCGGGATCTCCATCAATTCCATAAATTTCTCCTGCTTTAAAATCGGTTGGGTCGAGCATATAAGATTTTGCCATGATAATCTTTCTCTCATGCACGGCAAACTCATTGACCATCCCCAGTTGTTCTGCTTTCTGAGCTTTTTCGGTCAGTTCAGCAATTTCAGATCTTAATTCCTCTGTGGTGTACTGGCTGTATCTTCGTTCCATGATGATCCTCCTAATCATTTCGTTCTATTTTACATTCTATCAAGGATTCTTCACAATAGAAAAAGTAAGGAGTTGAGATAATGGGTAATGTGCTAATTACAGGAGCGGGATCAGGACTCGGGCAAGCCTTAGCGGAACAGTACGCGAAAGCCGGTCACACGGTCTATTTAGCTGGACGCACCGAACGAAAACTACTCTTAGTTCAAAAGGAATTACGGGAAAGCGGAAGCAAAGCGGAAGTCTTAATTTGCGATGTCTCAGAGCCAGCTTCCGTGGAAGAGTGCTTAAAGCAGCTGGAGTCCATCGATATCCTCATAAACAATGCAGGAATCGGTATTTTCGGCGACCTTGCTTCCTACCGCAAAGAACAAATGGACCAAATGCTTCACACAAATGTATTAGGAACGGTTCTGATGACGCAAATGGCTCTTCCTAAGCTTAAGCTTGCAGAGGGCAGAGTGCTAAATATTATTTCCACAGCAGGACTGCGCGGAAAAACAAATGAAAGTGTGTACTGTGCAAGTAAATTTGCCGTCCGCGGGTTTACCGAGAGCCTGCACAAAGAATGGGAAAACGAACCATTATCTGCGACCGCCGTATATATGGGCGGCATGAACACACCTTTTTGGGATGAAAGTGACCACGTAAAAGATCCTTCCGGAATGAAAACCCCAGACGTAGTTGCTAAGCAGATTTTTCAGGAAGACGACCGCCGTGAAGCGATTTATATCGATCGATAACGTACCATTTAAAAGGGATTCTCTTTCAAGGACTCATTGAAGGAGAGTCTTTTTTTATGAAAAAAACCGGCCCCATAAGGACCGGCTTAGCTTGGATTTACTCTCCCAAGCCTTCTTCTTTTGTCTTCGCAACAACAGCTTCAATCGCTTCCTGCTCATCAGAGCCTTCCGCTGTGAATTTAATTTCTGCCCCATTAGGAATACCCAGGGACATAACCCCCATAATGGACTTCATGTTGACTGATTTGCCATTATACTCAAGGTTGATTTCTGATTGAAACCGGCCTGCCACTTGGACAAGAGCGGTTGCTGGGCGTGCGTGGACACCGTCTGCTGAAGTTATTTTCATCGTTTGTTCTGCCATGTTCTTTCTCTCCTTCATATTTCTATTAATTTGCTATCTCAATTATATCTGGATCGTTAAAATTCACTTCACCAGAGGCTTTCACCTGAACAGATTGACCTTCATGGAGGTTGGTAAACACGATAGGAGTGACTGTAGAAGCTGCATGCTTCTCGATATAGTCGAGATCAACTTCCATTAGTGCTTGTCCTTGTTTTACTTCATCCCCTTCAGAGATCAAGGAAGTAAAGCCTTCCCCTTTTAAACTTACAGTGTCAATGCCGATGTGAACGAGAATTTCCATACCGTTCTCTGCTTCGAGACCGATCGCGTGTTTAGTTGGGAATACATTAAGAACTTTACCATTAACCGGCGAAATAATTTTACCATCTTCCGGTACAATTGCAAAGCCGTCTCCCATCATCTTACCAGAAAACACTTGATCCGGCACCTCAGTAATCGGAATGACTTTTCCTTTAATCGGACTCACAAAGGACAAATCCCCGACTGTAATAGGTGTTTCTGCCTTTTTCACATCGTTCACCATTTCTGCTGTATCTTCGTTGGCACGAGGTGTTTTTCCATCAATGATATCCTGCATCTGCCCGCGTAGTGTATCCGACACAGGGCCGAAAATGGCTTGAATATTGTTACCGACTTCCATAACGCCGGAAGCGCCAAGCTTTTTCAAACGGTTTTTATTGACTTCGCCTTTGTCGTTAACAGACACACGAAGACGGGTGATGCAGGCATCCAAATGGGAAATATTCGACTGTCCACCCATAGCTTCTAAAATTTCAAACGGAAGATCACCGACTTCTCCTTGATCTTCGCTGTCCTGAGCCTCATCCTCACGTCCTGGAGTAGCCAGGTTAAACTTAAGAATTGCCCACCTGAATCCAAAGTAATAAATGACAGAGAAGCACAAGCCTACAAGGATGACCCACCACCATTCGGTACGGTTTGGCATAACACCGAATAAAATAAAGTCAATCAAACCACCAGAGAAGGTCATGCCTATTTTCACGCCAAGAATCTGCATCACCATAAAGGATAGACCTGCAAAAATAGTGTGAATTCCGAATAACACAGGGGCAACAAATAAGAACGAGAACTCAATTGGTTCAGTAATCCCAGTCAGGAAAGAAGTTAGTGCTGCGGAAGCCATAATCCCTCCCACTACTGCTTTCCGCTCTGGTTTTGCTGTATGGTAAATAGCCAGAGCAGCGGCAGGCAGCCCAAACATCATGAATGGGAATTTTCCTGTCATAAACGTTCCTGCTGTGAAATCGACGCCATCTTTTAATTGTGCAAAGAAGATCGCCTGGTCTCCACGGACTGCTTCCCCAGCTGCGTTTGTATAATTACCAAACTCAAACCAAAACGGACTGTAGAAAATATGATGAAGCCCAAACGGAATCAGAGCACGTTCAATCACACCGAACACAAAAGCTGCCACTGTGCGGTTTGTATCCAGCATCAAGTGCGATAGTGCGTTTAAACCATCCTGGGCATATGGCCAGAACAGGTGCATAATAATTCCTAAAAATAATGAAGCAAAAGCTGTAATAATCGGAACGAAACGTTTTCCCGCAAAGAACCCAAGAAATTGCGGCAGTTGAATATTAAAGAAACGCTTATACATGGAAGATGCGAGGATCCCAACAATAATTCCCCGAATACTCCTGTTTGCAGAGTAGGAATTCCAAGTACATTTGCAAAAGCAGGATCGGAAGTCATGTTAGCATCAATTCCGCCAAGAACCCCCATAACGACATTCATAATTAAGTAACCGATAATTGCTGCCAGGCCGGCTACACCGTCTCCCCCGGCTAAACCAATAGCAACCCCTACGGCAAACAGTAATGGCAGGTTGTCAAAAACTATTCCTCCAGCCTCAGACATGATTTGAAGCAGCAGTTGTACCCAATGGGTTCCAAAAAAAGGAACCTTTTCTACAAAACTATCCTGGGCAAAGCTCGTACCAAAGGCAAGCAGAATCCCCGCTGCTGGTAAAAGGGCAACAGGAAGCATTAAAGCTTTACCGACTTTTTGCAAAGTTCCAAAGGCATTTTTGAACATGTAATTTCCTCCTTATGCAATGATTTGTGAGCAGTGACAGAAAGCTCTGTAAATTATCAGATAAATAAAACGGTTTCATTTTTATCCTAAGGGACGGACAGCTTCCATCAGCCGATACGGATAAGCCATAAATTTTTGCCAGTGACGATCAGAAAGCTGGAAATTCACCCTGGATAAATGACCACATACCTACCGTAGGGCATTAAAAAAGGCATGAGCATCAAAGATTCTTAAGCTATACATAAGGGTACACTTCTCCCTTAGGATAACTATAAAATCTTCCGATACTCATGCCTGATCGTGTCAGTAACACGTAACGTTAGGATTTATGTGTCAACCGCTGCAAATGAATGGTTAAATAAATGGCTTCCGATTCATCTACAGGCTTATTCAACTGTTTTTGCATCACTTTTATTAACTTCCATGCCAAATTGTAGCACACCGGGTACTCTTCTTTCAACATCTTTGCAAGCCGAATCTCATCGCCAATATTTTCCTCTTGATAAACACGGTCAACAGCCCGGTGCAGGTGTTGGACGAGGCGGTGGTAATCAACACTGTGCTTATCTATGGTGATTCCCATTGTGTCCTCTACTAGTTTAACCATCTGGGTAATCAGCTGATTATGGCGGTTGATTTCCCTTAACGTCTTATCCGTGACCGCACTATGAATATGGAGGGCAATAAACCCTACTTCGCCATTTGGAAATTGGATCCCCATTTTGTCGTACACCATCGTAACCACTTCCATAGCGATTTGGTATTCTTTAGGGTAGAGCGACTCGATTTCCAATAAAAATGGGTTGGAAAACTGCATATTCTGTTTGGCCCGGTTTATGGCAAATGCCAGGTGGTCTGTCAGAGCAACGTGAATATGTTCATTCAGCTCCTGGCCCATACGCTGTTCGATATGAATGAGGATATCGTTCATAAAATCAATTAAGCTTTCTTCGATGTGAGGCAGCAGGTTCATATATTGTTCTTTTTCTTTTTCACTGCTTAACAGAAAAGTCTTATCTGCTTTGTTTAAAGAGATTTGGTCTTTCTGCTTTCGGTTAAATCCAATGCCCTTGCCAATAAGGACCACTTCCTGATAGGAAGGGTGGTCTGCGATCACAACATTATTATTTAATACTTTTTTAATAGTCACTTGCTGTTCCATGCTGAATAGCCTCCACTACATTTCACCTGGGTCATGGTGAGTCCTCATTCATCTTTATCCTATCTTCCTTCAGTTATTTTTACAAGCCGGTCTCCAAGCAAACCGATTATTTTGCACGAAAACGCTTACGTATTATACAATCTTTAAAGTGTTAAAACAACTGTTAGAAAGGGGGATTCCCAATGATTAAGCTGTTTATCAGTGATTTGGACGGAACCCTGCTTGGAATGAACCACACACTTAAGAAAGAAGATGTGACAGCCATCCAAAAGCTGGTGATGAATAATGTCCAGCTTGCTGTTGCGACAGGGAGAATGGATCACGAAATCAAAGAAATTTTAAAACGCATGGGAGTCGCAGGGCACCGCATCAGCCAAAATGGAGCCTTCATTTATGACCGCGAAGACACCCATATTCATTCTAAAACTTTTGAAGGCAGTCTTGCTCGAAAAATCATGACTGAAATCGAACCTGAGCCTTTAATAAAAACCGTTTCGACTGCTGACAAAACGTACTCTGCTGAGCACAATGAGTGGATTGAGCTTATTTCTGAACAGCTGCTGCATGACGTTATTATTCACCCGAAAATGGCCGAGGAATTTGGTACAACGATTGCTCCCTCAAAAATTACTCTTCATGGTAAGGAACACGATGTAATAGAAGCTTACAAACGTATTGATCAGCGCTTTGGCAATGATTTGGACAGCTTCATTTCCCACGAGTCTTGTGTAGATATTATGCCTAAATCAATCAACAAAGGTAATGCCATCCTTTCTTTGTTAAGTAAAATCGGAATACGACCTGAGGAAACCGTTTGTATTGGAGATTCATTTAATGACATCTCTATGTTTGAAAATATTCCACACAGTTACGCGATGTCAACAGCCCACCCTGAAGTCCAGCAGAAAGCTGCAAAGGTTGTCGATCACGTTCATGAAGCTATAAAAGATTTAGAAAATCAAGGACTCATTTAAAAAATCCGCTTGCGTTAGACATCAACGCGAGCGGATTTTTTACCATTCCATCCGGTGAAGCAGTTCATATGGGCGGACTTGGTAACTTTCCATAGATATTCCTTCATTTGTTTGAGCATCGGTCACGCGGATTTTGAAATTTTCTCTTGTAATCCACTGCAATAAATTATCGTCTGTTAAGGATTGAAAGCGGACATCTTCCGTCTCTCCCGGATTCACCCTTAATTCCCCAGATTGATAAGTACCTTTAAAAACGATACAGACAATTCCTTGCGTAAGATTTTGATAGATCCCTGTCAGCCCTGTAATGGTCACATTTACACCGGTTTCTTCAAGAATCTCTCTATGAATGGCTTCTTCCAAAGTTTCGCCTTGCTCCATGCGTCCTCCCGGCAGTTCATAGGTATCGGGTCTGTGTTCATTTTTCACTAGGAGCACTTCACCACTTGCATTGGTTATATAACCAGATACAGATACAATGTGCTTGGAAAAATGATACTCCCCTGTCGCTTCAAGAAAGTCTTCCTTTGAGTCAATAAATAAATTTCCCAGCTCATTTCTTTTTTTCTGAGCTTTTTGATGGAGTTCGGACTGACGGATTTTTTCCATGATTTTTTCGTAGTGCTCATAAGAATCATATTCCCAAATGGCCGTTATTTCCGTGTGGTCAAGTGTAGTATATCTTCCGACAAGTCTTGCCCCATGACCAAGCTGATTAGGAAGGAGATACTCATGGAAGAACTGGGTAAACCGCTCGTACAGTTCCGGATTAATCGTATAAGTTCTCTTTCTATAGATCATCACTGATCCTCCCATAGTTCTTTTGTCATAGTGTATAGTATACACTAATCTGTTCGGTATAACAGTGTATTTTCCTTTTTTTCGGCAAGACTTTTATTCGTCACATTTTTCTTCAATAAACCGATCAATGACCTCTCTGTCGAACCCTTTACGGTATAACCCAGACTTCACTTTTTGTTTTAACTCGAATCCACTGTACTTCCGGGCGTGTTTCCTCAACAGCTTCTCTCCCTGAAACTCAGCAGCCGTCCATTCCGAATCTTCATCTTCACCGGGCAGGTTGGCGAGCACTTCCTGAATGACTTCTCCCTTAAATCCTTTTTGAGCAAGGTTTTGCTGAATGGTCTGTACGAGCTGTTTAAATGATTTCCTTGCCTCAGATTTTGCTTTTTTTTCCGCAAATTTCATCGCCTTCTCATACTGCTTATCATACGGATAATACTGAAGGGCTTCCTCTGCCTGAGAGACGTGTATACCTTTTTCCTGCAGTTCTTTCTTTACAAGCAAGGGACCTTTGCTTGATGTATTTACACGAGTGCGCACTAAAGAATTGGCGAATTCCTGATCATCAAGCAGCTGATGATCCTTTAACCGCTCTACGACTTCGTCCACGTGCTCCGACTCTACTTCTTTTTTATGTAAATAATCACGAATCTCTTTTTCAGAGCGCATCCGGTAGCTTAAATAGTTGAGTGCAAGGGTAAAGGATTTATGAACGTCATCCGTTTGGATTAAGGCTTCGATGGTCGGCTTATCTAACTCCATGTTTTTCTGGAGCCGGTATTTGACGAGGACATCTTCATCGACACTGAAACCATAGTCCTCCCCATCCCCATAATCCAAGTAGATGTTATAGCGGTTCTTATGCTTTTTCTGCGTAGTAATACGAGTTATTTTAGCCATTTGCTTCACCTCTTTCCTCTATTTTAGCATGAGTAATAACTCAGCAAGCAGTGATAAGAACCGCTATAATAAAAGAACCGATTGGCAGACATTCGAGGAGGAATGAATGATGAAGATTGCAATCGCCGGAGGAACAGGCTTTGTAGGCAGCCGTCTCTCTCAACTTTTCACTCAGGAAGGGCACCATGTGTACATACTTACACGCAGTCCCGAAAAGCATAAAGATTCCAATAAAATTACTCACTTAGGCTGGTTAAAAGATGATTTCCATCCTGAGGATGAACTCGGGGAAATTGACGCTTTTATTAACCTTGCCGGTGCTTCATTAAGCGGAGGAAGATGGACAGAAGAGCGGAAGCGGTTGATTATGGACAGCCGTATCCAGGCTGCTGAAGAAATCATAAGCATCATCGACTCTTTACCACATAAACCTGAGGTACTTATAAATGCTTCTGCAGTTGGGTATTACGGAGAATCCAACCGAAAATCGTTTACCGAACAGACTGAATCCCCAGGCACAGACTTTCTGGCTAATGTAGCTGAAGAATGGGAAGAGCGCGCCTCAAAAGCTGAAAAGAGAGGCATAAGAACGGTTTACCTGCGACTAGGCATCGTTCTTGGTGAAGCTGGAGTTTTACCTATGATGAAGCTTCCTTACCAATGGATGGTGGGTGGAAATCTAGGTACGGGCGAACAATGGGTGTCCTGGATCCACGTTGATGATGTTACAGAGTTAATTAACTTTATCCTCCAAAATAACGACTTCAAAGGTCCCGTTAATGCCACCGCTCCAAATCCAAAAAGAAACAAAGATTTTGGACAGACGCTGGCAGATGTGCTCGATCGACCTCACTGGCTTTCAGTGCCTGGATTCGCTCTAAAAGCTTCCTTGGGAGAAATGAGCACCCTGCTTCTCAATGGACAGGCCGTTCTGCCCAGGAAAGCGGTCATAAATGGCTACCGGTTTAAGTATCCTGAATTAAAACCAGCTCTAAGCTCCATTCTAAAGAAGGAATAGCCCCTCTGAGGAACGAAGCCTAAAAGAAAGCTTCGTTCTTTTTATAGCTAAAATGCTTTTATTCCGTATACTAATAATACTACCACTGAAAGGCTCGATGTTTATGAATACCGTTATTACAAATGTCACGATTTATCCCGTCACCTCTTCCCGAATACCTAATGGGAGCGTACACGTTGAAGATGGAAAAATAAAAGTCTTTGGAGCGAACTTGTCCGTTCCTCCTGATGCTGAAGTAATCGACGGCAAAGGAGCCTGTCTTTACCCTGGTTTCATTGATATTCACACCCACCTTGGTCTCTATGATGAAGGGACTGGCTGGGCAGGAAGTGATGCCAATGAAACGATTGAAGCAATCACCCCACATTTGAGAGCCATTGACGGAGCACATCCGCTTGATCCCGCTTTTTTTAATGCACGCAAAGCAGGTGTTACGACTGCTCATATTATGCCGGGAAGTGCGAACATGATTGGCGGTACAACGTCCGTTATCAAAACTGTCGGTCACACAATTAATAAAATGATTGTCAAAGAAACAGCGGGGTTAAAGCTTGCTCTGGGTGAGAACCCAAAAAGAATTCATTCGCAGTCAAAAAACGCTTCCATTACCAGATTAGGAATTATGGGTACATTAAGGGAAACTTTCTACGCGGCAATGGAAAGCGAACACCCAAACCATTTAAGAATTAAACCGATTCTTCAAGCCATCAATCGGGAAATTCCTGTCCGAATCCACGCTCACCGGGCTGACGACATTATTACTGCCCTTCGTTTCGCTAAAGAGTTCAATTTGGATTTACGCATTGAACATTGTACGGAAGGACACCTCATTGTCGATGAGTTATCCGCGTGGGACGACCTGCAGGTTTCTGTCGGTCCTACTTTTACCCGGATGTCAAAAATCGAATTAAGAAACAAGACGTGGCAGACGTATAAGGTTCTGCACGACTTCGGTATTAAAGTTTCGATAATGACCGATCATCCTTATACCCCTATTCAATATTTGAATATTTGTGCAGCCCTCGCCGCCCGGGAAGGCATGGATATCGAGGATGCGCTGAGAGGCATTACCATTACTCCAGCTAAAAACCTCGGAGTTGACGATCGAGTCGGCTCAATTGAGAAAGGGAAGGATGCAGATCTTGTCTTGTGGAACGGTCATCCATTCGAGTTTATGTCTAAACCAATCTGGACGATGATTGATGGAAAAATCGTCTATATCCAGGAGTGATCCGCCCTGGTTAATAAAGCCCTTACAACCTAAGCCTGGCCTGCAAAAACAGGTGTCAATTTTTTAATAAATTTTACAAAAAAATTCATTCACTTTTTTAAAAAAATCGATTATTATAAGCTTAGATGATTATGCAAATATAATCAGTAAGTAGTAAGGGAAGGCAAATGGTGCGCCACCAGCTGAGCTGGTTCTAGTGGGTTCGATTCCCACCCCGAATTTTTGTGAGCTGTTGATAAAAATTCGAGGGTGGTTTGAACAAACTGAGCGCATAATTTCCTTACGTTCAGACTACCCTCCTCTATTCATAAGGAGGGATTTTTTATGCTAAAAAAGCGTGAGTTACATGACGCCCCGGTCTTATTTGAGTTAATGAGCCATCCGGAAGTGTTTCCATTTGTCCGTCACAAAGCCGCATCGACTGATGAATTTTATTTCTTAACGAAGCAGACTTTAGAAGCAGAGGATCGGGGGGAGCTTATTTCACGTACCATCCTTGATGAATGGGGTCAGCCAATCGGAACCATCAATTTATTTGATATTCATGAAAATAAAGGTTTTTTAGCCACCTGGATCGGTCAGCCATACTTTGGAAAAGGATATAACAAACCAGCGAAAGAATCCTTCTTTGAAGAATTGTTCTTTCAGCTTGGCATCGAAGGTGTTTTTATGAAAATACGGCGCACCAACACTAGATCCATGAAAGCCGCTTTAAAAATTCCTTATGCAGCGGCTGCAAACGACCAATACCCTGAAGTATTATCTTGGATTAACCGGGAAAACGATGTTTATGACCTCTTCGTCATCTCAAAAGAACAGTATTTGTTCCACTA
This Halobacillus salinarum DNA region includes the following protein-coding sequences:
- a CDS encoding amidohydrolase, which gives rise to MNTVITNVTIYPVTSSRIPNGSVHVEDGKIKVFGANLSVPPDAEVIDGKGACLYPGFIDIHTHLGLYDEGTGWAGSDANETIEAITPHLRAIDGAHPLDPAFFNARKAGVTTAHIMPGSANMIGGTTSVIKTVGHTINKMIVKETAGLKLALGENPKRIHSQSKNASITRLGIMGTLRETFYAAMESEHPNHLRIKPILQAINREIPVRIHAHRADDIITALRFAKEFNLDLRIEHCTEGHLIVDELSAWDDLQVSVGPTFTRMSKIELRNKTWQTYKVLHDFGIKVSIMTDHPYTPIQYLNICAALAAREGMDIEDALRGITITPAKNLGVDDRVGSIEKGKDADLVLWNGHPFEFMSKPIWTMIDGKIVYIQE
- a CDS encoding GNAT family N-acetyltransferase — translated: MLKKRELHDAPVLFELMSHPEVFPFVRHKAASTDEFYFLTKQTLEAEDRGELISRTILDEWGQPIGTINLFDIHENKGFLATWIGQPYFGKGYNKPAKESFFEELFFQLGIEGVFMKIRRTNTRSMKAALKIPYAAAANDQYPEVLSWINRENDVYDLFVISKEQYLFHYYGDQNNSEEVLQA